In Campylobacter suis, the following proteins share a genomic window:
- a CDS encoding DUF3737 family protein: MQELNFQTLSDERALFKASDLNISNCSFEDGESPLKHSQNINLIHSNFKYKYPLWYSKNISLTECTLFEMARAGVWYSSEILFENCMILAPKIFRRSKNITLKNTNLVNASETLWSCDEILLKNVVAKGEYFAMNSQSMTVENLSLYGDYSFDGCENLVITNSKIISKDAFWNCKNVIVKDSYISGEYIGWNSENLSFENCVIESIQALCYIKNLKLINCQTPSTTLAFEYSSVDAQIDSEISSILNPISGTIKAKNIGECILDEPNKVKIIKEQDDKF; encoded by the coding sequence ATGCAAGAGTTAAATTTTCAAACACTTAGTGATGAAAGAGCACTTTTTAAAGCAAGCGATTTAAATATCTCTAACTGCTCTTTTGAAGATGGCGAGTCGCCACTAAAGCACTCACAAAACATCAACTTAATCCACTCAAATTTTAAATACAAATACCCCCTTTGGTATTCAAAAAACATCAGTCTAACTGAATGCACTTTATTTGAAATGGCTCGTGCTGGAGTGTGGTATAGTAGTGAAATTTTATTTGAAAACTGTATGATTTTAGCACCTAAAATTTTTCGTAGATCAAAAAATATAACACTTAAAAACACAAATCTAGTTAATGCCAGTGAAACACTTTGGAGTTGTGATGAAATTTTATTAAAAAATGTTGTTGCAAAGGGCGAATATTTTGCTATGAATAGTCAAAGCATGACAGTAGAAAATTTAAGTTTGTATGGTGATTATAGTTTTGATGGTTGTGAAAATTTAGTTATCACAAACTCAAAAATTATTTCAAAAGACGCCTTTTGGAATTGCAAAAATGTCATTGTAAAAGATAGCTATATAAGTGGTGAATACATAGGCTGGAACAGCGAAAATTTAAGCTTTGAAAATTGTGTGATAGAAAGTATTCAAGCGCTGTGCTATATCAAAAACTTAAAGCTTATAAACTGCCAAACGCCAAGCACCACACTTGCATTTGAATACTCAAGCGTAGATGCGCAAATAGATAGCGAAATTTCAAGTATTTTAAACCCGATTTCTGGCACAATAAAAGCAAAAAATATCGGCGAGTGCATATTGGATGAACCAAATAAAGTTAAGATCATAAAGGAACAAGATGATAAATTTTGA